Part of the Photobacterium sp. DA100 genome is shown below.
GCGGGGATCAATATTTTGTCGATGTTCTTATTGTTTGATGTAAGCGCGGAGTTCATTTGTCATTAGCCGTAGATGCATCATTTTTCCGTGAAAGATTAATAGAAATAGAACAAGAAAGAAAGCTCTTTTGTTGGCTTTTTTTAAACTGATCTTTTTGTTTATTTTGATCTTATTGATTTACTGATCTTATGATCCGGTTGGTGATTTTATCGTAAGGCACTGATAAATATAAATATAAAAAACAGCATGTTCGAAAGAATGATCAAAGAGACTTCGGAAAAATGATCAACAGCATCCTGAAACGATGATCATACACGGTCTGGAAATATGATCATCATCAATCAGCAAGCATGATCAACATGTCCATGAAAGCATGATCATCGCGTCTTCACAGGTTATCCACAGGCCGTTCTGAGCCCGCGGGCGAAAATTTGTACGACCAATGAAAATTGTCACTACTGAAGCTGGCATGAACGGCTTTTTGGGGCCGGAAAAATGATCATGGCAGGGCAAACAGACGCTTGTTCTGGTTCCCTTTTCGCATTTCTCCTTCCTTGTGGTGTAATTTTAAACAAAATTGATTTGACACTTTCCGTATTCTGCCGGTGTTTTATCATGTGTCCGGAGTGGATGCATGATCAAGACTTTGGCCGTGTATTTCAATTGTGCAATCCAGTATGGATTCACAGCGGGTAATGAGGCATTTTTCCATGCATGCTTTGCTGCTTAGCCCTTATCAGGCCTACACTCGCCGTAAATTAGCCGAGGTATTCCATGCTTTCGGCAGGATTGGTGCGAGGATCGATTTACAGCTTCTTTTACTTGATCATTTTTCCGATCTTTTGCTGCCGCCAATGACGATTGTTTGGGCCTTGTTTTTGCCTTGATCATGCTTCGTGATCTGGCGGATTCATCAGGAACGATGATCAAGCGGGTGTTCACTCTATCAGGCCAAGATCATGATTCATGAGGATTTCAGGTTGATCGTCGAAAGCCCTGTTTGGCTGTGTCTGCCCGATCATAATGAAATTATTCAATTTCACTATTGTTTTGGAAAATTTACCGCGCCGGCTGTTGTTATTGAGCCGTGAGGATGAAATTTAGTCAGTGTGGCACCTGCCGTAAATTAGCCAACTATTCTCACGCTTCCGGTGATATAGCCCTAATCGTCAATTTACATTGTAAAATGGTGACGCCGTAACACTTTTGTTTTTTGTCACAAACAGGGGGATTCTGTTAAGTTTGCCAGCAGAAAATATATCGAAAACGTCGGTTTTTTGCTCTCTATTTTGCTTTATGCTGAGATAAATATCACACGGTGCTGTTCAGCTTTTTATTGTTTTGGTGTTTTTTTGCTGTACAATAAAGCAAAATGTTTCAAGGTGAATAAAGACAATGAACAGGGAACAAACCATAGACAACTTGCTCAATATTGCCGAGCAGACGAAACAGGTCCAGGCGGACCGAATTGAAATTGTATTGGAAGAGCGTCGTGAGGAAGCCTTCCCTCCCATGTCGAAAGCTTTGATGGAAAGCCGTTCCGGCCTTACTCGCCGCAAGCTGGACGATGCAATTTCCCGCATGGAAGCGAATGGCCACCAATTTACTAAAAATAATGCCAACCACTACTCCATTAGCCTGGAAGAAGCGCACCAATTGATGGAAGCGACAAAAAAGCCCGCTTTCCATGAGCGTGAAGGTGCTGGACGCAAGCCTTGGATTGTTAATGTCCAGAACCAGAAAGGCGGCACGGGGAAGTCGATGACAGCCGTTCACCTAGCGGCCTGCCTCGCGCTTGATCTGGACAAGCGCTACCGTATTTGTCTGATTGACCTTGATCCGCAGGGGTCATTGCGTTTGTTCCTTAACCCGCAGATCAGCGTGGGCGATCAGGATACGATCTATTCAGCTGTGGATGTGATGCTGGAAAATGTCCCAGAAGGACAGGCGATCGACAAGGAATTCTTGATGGGCAATGTAGTGATGCCTACCCAGTACCCTAACCTGAAGACCATCGCTGCGTTCCCTGAAGATGCCATGTTCAATGCCGATGCCTGGCAGGATCTGGCGGAAAACCAGGACTTGAATATCGTTCGCCTGCTGAAAGAAAAAGTCATCGATCCGATTGCAGATGAGTTCGACATCATCATGATTGACACCGGTCCACACATTGATCCTCTGGTGTGGAATGCCATGTATGCGTCCAACGCCTTGATTATTCCTTGTGCGGCGAAGCGTCTTGACTGGGCGTCAACGGTCAACTTTTTCCAGCATTTACCAACAGTTTACGAGATGTTCCCTGAAGATTGGCACGGTTTGGAGTTTATCCGCCTGATGCCGACAATGTTCGAGGATGATAACAAGAAGCAGGTATCGGTTCTGACCGAAATGAACTATCTGCTCCGTGATCAAGTGATGATGGCGACGGTTCCGCGTAGCCGGGCTTTCGAAACTTGCGCCGATACATACAGCACTGTGTTCGACCTTACGGCAGCAGAATTTGAAGGGGGGAAAAAGACCCTTTCGACAGCACAAGAAGCGATCCAACGTGTTGGCCTCGAGTTAGAGCGTGTGATGCACTCTCACTGGGCCAACCTGAACCGGGAGTAATTAGGGGATGGCGATTAAAACGAAAGATCTCAATGCCCGTTTGTTCGGCAAGGCAGACAAGCGCCGGGCAACAACGCCAACAGAAGCACAGACCGCAGCCCGCGACAAGGCGTCGGTGATCGAACTGGCCGTCGCCGGTGAAGAAACCGTCGCATTTGAACTGGTGAAAATCCAGGCCAATCAGGTTGCTGATAAAACACGTGTATTTGCGGAAAATGCCCGTGAACAAGCTTTCCTCAACGAGCATGCACTTGCTGATATCCTGACGACACTAAAAGAGCGCGGACAGCAATATCCAGCCGTGGGCCGCTGGTTGGATGATGGCAGGATTGAAGTACTGGACGGTAGCCGCCGTCGTATGTCATGTATTCTGGCGGAAAAAGATTTCCTCATCTACGTGGGGAAGGGGATCAACAGCGATCACGCCAAATTCCTTTCTGACGTTGCGAACGCCCACAAGCCATTGTCGCTATTTGAACGTGGCAAGGAAATGCAGGCGCTGCTTGAATCCGGCAAAGTAGCCGATCAGAAAGAGCTTGCTAAGTATTGCCAGTGCAGTGAAGCTTTGGTCAGTGGCGCTTTGAAAGCGGCATCTTTGCCGATGGAGCTGTTGATGGCCTATCCGAGTGTCGGTGAGCTTGGCCGCCCGACGATTGTCAAACTGCACCGTTTGTTCTTTGGTCTTAGCAACGACCAGCAACAACAGTTTGTCAGTGAGATTTCATCCGCTGACGACGCGATGTGGAAGTCGATCAATGCCTCAGGTATCACTCGTATCACCCGTGAAGTGACCAGTAAACTTGAGCAGATCGGCGAGACGCTGCAGCCAAAAATTGAGGTTGAAAAACCAAAGCCGCAAGAATTGGTGAAGGGGAAAATCAGCTACCTGCGCGACGGCGACAAGCTCCAGCTTAAACTGAAGAAGCTCAGTGAGCGCCAGGCCGAAGATATCCTTGCTTACCTAGCCGAC
Proteins encoded:
- a CDS encoding AAA family ATPase; this encodes MNREQTIDNLLNIAEQTKQVQADRIEIVLEERREEAFPPMSKALMESRSGLTRRKLDDAISRMEANGHQFTKNNANHYSISLEEAHQLMEATKKPAFHEREGAGRKPWIVNVQNQKGGTGKSMTAVHLAACLALDLDKRYRICLIDLDPQGSLRLFLNPQISVGDQDTIYSAVDVMLENVPEGQAIDKEFLMGNVVMPTQYPNLKTIAAFPEDAMFNADAWQDLAENQDLNIVRLLKEKVIDPIADEFDIIMIDTGPHIDPLVWNAMYASNALIIPCAAKRLDWASTVNFFQHLPTVYEMFPEDWHGLEFIRLMPTMFEDDNKKQVSVLTEMNYLLRDQVMMATVPRSRAFETCADTYSTVFDLTAAEFEGGKKTLSTAQEAIQRVGLELERVMHSHWANLNRE
- a CDS encoding ParB/RepB/Spo0J family partition protein; translated protein: MAIKTKDLNARLFGKADKRRATTPTEAQTAARDKASVIELAVAGEETVAFELVKIQANQVADKTRVFAENAREQAFLNEHALADILTTLKERGQQYPAVGRWLDDGRIEVLDGSRRRMSCILAEKDFLIYVGKGINSDHAKFLSDVANAHKPLSLFERGKEMQALLESGKVADQKELAKYCQCSEALVSGALKAASLPMELLMAYPSVGELGRPTIVKLHRLFFGLSNDQQQQFVSEISSADDAMWKSINASGITRITREVTSKLEQIGETLQPKIEVEKPKPQELVKGKISYLRDGDKLQLKLKKLSERQAEDILAYLADYLK